GATCCGTCGTGCCTATGGCTATCGGGACGAGGAGTACATGAAACTCAAGATCATACAAACCTGTACCCCATGGATGGGACGCTTCCAACCATGGGCCTGGGCTCACAAAATTCCGTCATGAGCCTATTTCAGATTGTTGTCTTCGCTATGCCTTGAGCGAGCGTACGTTATCATTATGCTGCGCCAAATGTCGGGGAAACTCCCCTGGATTATCTAATCGGGTTCATCTGGATGATTCATCCGGAGCCGCTTCTCGAGATCGCCCGGGAGCATTGCCGTTGCATGAATCCCGCCGTGTGGTAATATAGCGATTCTCGTTGTTATACGGAATCGCTTGGCGCGGAGACACTGATGAATATCCTCGGTTTTTCGAGCTTCATAGACAACTCGGGCGCCGCGCTCGTCCAGGACGGGAAGCTCGTCGCCGCCGCAGAGGAGGAGAAGTTCGTCCGGCGCCGCTACACCGGGGAGTTCCCGATCAACGCGATGCAGTACTGCCTCGAGGCGGGGGGGATCGGCATAGAGGACGTCGAGCACGTCGGCTTCTTCTTCAGGCCGTGGGTGGGGATCCACACGCGCCTCGCCCAGATCGTCCGCGCCCTGCCCGATTCTCTCCACTACTACGGGACGCGCGGGAACGCCTGGTTCAACCTGATGAAGGCGGCGTCGCACACGAGGAACGTCTTCCGGAAGATGGGCCGGAAGCCGCGCTTCAAGTTCCACTACGTCAACCACCATATCTCGCACGCGGCGAGCGCGTTCTTCGTCTCCCCGTTCGACGACGCGGCGATCCTCATCGTGGACGGAAGCGGCGAGATCGCGTGCACGAGCTTCTTCAAGGGCGAGGGGAACAGGATCCGCAAGCTCGACCAGATCGACTTCCCCCACTCCATGGGGTACCTGTACGCCTCCATGAGCCACTACCTCGGCTTCAGGCCGGGGAAGGACGAGGGGAAGGTGATGGGCCTCACCTCCTACGGAGATCCTTCCGTGTACGGGAAGGAGTTCGACAAAATCGTCATCCTCGGGGACGGGGGGCGCGTCACGCTCGACCTGCGCTACTTCGACTACCCGCGCAACGGCGTGAACCCGCACGACGCCGGGCTCAACTGGGTCTCGGAAAAGTTCGTCAACACCTTCGGCCCGCCGCGCCGCTCCCACGACGCGATCGAAAAGCGGCACGAAGATCTCTCCGCGGCGCTCCAGGCGGCGCTCGAGAAGGCGGCCCTGCACATGTCCCGCCACCTCCACAAGGCGACGGGATCGAAGAACATCTGCATCGCGGGCGGGGTGGGGCTGAACAGCGTCATGAACGGCGTGATACTCAAGGACGGGCTCTTTCAGAACATCTTCATCCAGCCCGCCTCAGGCGACAACGGCACCGGCCTCGGGGCGGCGTTCGAAATCTGGCACGAAACCCTCGGGAACCCGAGGGGGTTCGTGATGACGGACGCCTACACCGGTCCCTCCTACACGGAGGCCGAGATGGAGGAGGCGCTCCGCAAGTTTAAGCAGGCGTACACCCGCCCCGCCGACATCGCGAAGGAGTGCGCCCTCCTCCTCGCCGACGGGAAAATCCTCGGCTGGTTCCAGGGCCGCCTCGAGTTCGGCCCCCGCGCCCTCGGCAACCGGAGCATCCTCGTGGACCCGCGTCGCGCCGAGATGAAGGACATCCTCAACCACAGGGTGAAACACCGGGAGCCGTTCCGCCCGTTCGCGCCCGCGATCCTGGAGGAACGGTGCGGGGAGTACTTCGACAGCGCCCATCCCTCGCCGTTCATGCTGCTGGTCTATAACGTGAAGCCGGAGAAGCGAAGCGTCATCCCCGCGATCACCCACGTCGACGGCACCGGGCGCGTCCAGACGGTGAGCCGGTCGCAAAACCCGATCTACCACCGCCTCATCGAGGCGTTCGACAGGATCACCGGCGTCCCGGTCGTTTTGAACACCTCGTTCAACGACAAGGGGGAGCCGATCGTCTGCACCCCGGGCGACGCGTTGAGCTTCTTCGTGAAGTCGGAGATCGACTTCCTCGCCATGGGCCCGTTTTTGGTGAAGAACCCCGCGACCGCCAATGCCTGACGGAGAGCACACCAGGGGAAGGGCGCCGGCCTGCATCCACGTCGACCTGGACAGCGTCGGGGCGATGGCGGCAAGCTGCGGCGTCGATCTGGAGAGGGATCCGGACCCGATCCTCCAGACGAGCGTCGGGCGATTCATCTCCCTCTTCGACGAGTACCGCGTCAGGGCGACGTTCTTCATCACCGGCCGGGACGCGGCGAGGAGGAGCACCGCGGCGCTCGTCGCCGCCCTGCGGGCGGCGGGGCACGAGATCGCGAACCACAGCATGTCCCACCGGCCGGATTTCACCGCGCTTCCCGCGCGAGAGATCGAAGCCGACATCGCCGACAGCACGAAGGCGGTGGAAAATGCCTCCGGGGAGAAGTGCCTCGGGTTCCGCGCACCCACCTACAACGTGAACGGCGCCATCCTGCGCATCCTGGAGGGACTCGGCTACGGATACGACTCCTCCATCCTCCCCACCTTCATCTCCCCGCTCTACCGGGCGTTGAACAGGCTCACCGGGAGGAGATCGTTCCCGTACGGGGATCCCCGGCACGGCGCCGCGCCGCTCGCCCCCTATCACCCGGACGAGGCGCGCGTCTGGCGGAGGGGAGGGATGGAAATCACGGAGGTGCCGATCAGCACCATGCCGTTCCTCCGGCTCCCGTTCCACGCGAGCTACGTCTTCCAGCTCGGGATGCCGGTCTTCAGGGCGGGGGAGCTCCTCTCCCGCGCCGCGGGGACGCCGCTCGTCTACGTCTTCCACGCGCGCGAGCTGGCGGACGACGGGGGGGAGTGGATGCGCCTGCTGCCGTTCAGGGCGATCCCGCTCAGCAGGAGGACCGAGCTCTACCGGGAGATCCTCGGAACGATCACGCGGCACTACGACGTGGTGGAGACGCGCGCGCTCGTCCGCGCGGCGGGGGCGGCGTGAGCGGGGGTAAACCTACCGCACCCCGATCGTCCGCCGGTCGACGGTGATGACGTAGTGGGTGTTCATCGTGAGCTGTGACGGGTCGGTCACGGGGGGCATATGCCCCGCGTGGACCGTGACGAGGTAGAGCGTCGTCCAGCCGGCGATCGCTGCCGGCAGGGGGAACCCGTCGAGGACCGTCATCCGGAACGGCGCGTCAAGACGCGGGATGCGGCGCGCGACGGGGGCGATCCCGGTCAGGACGGTCCCGTCAAGCCCGATGGTCCAGGTGCCGATCGGCGTCACGGCGAAGAGGTACGCGTCGAACCGCGCCCATATCGAGATGGAGACCCTGATCCCCAGCGTGAGCGGGTCGCCGGGGCCGAACTCCGCGCCGTTCGTCACGAGCACGACGCCGCAGTCCGGCGTCGCCGTCGGCGGGGGCGGCGTGGGCGACGGAATGCCCGTGGGAGTGGGAGTGGAAGTGGGAGTGGGAGTGATTGAAGGAGCCGGGGCGAACAGGACGCTAAGCCCCCCGTCGGGGATATAGAGCCGCCCTTCCGGACCCAGGGCGGAATGCGCGAGGAAATTGTACGTCGTACAGCTCCATGAGAGCGATCCGGCGGAGGTAAAGGCATAGAGCCGGTTCTCATATCCCCCGATGTAGATTGTGCCGTTCGAATCCACGGTGGGGGAAGAATCGTCGAGGCGCCCTCCCGCACGGTAGCTCCATGCAAGGGCGCCGAACGGCGTAAGCGCGTAAAGATTCTGATAATGCGAGCCCGCGTATATCGTCCCATCGGGGCCGATGGCGGGCGAGGCCTCGGTGAAGGTGTCGTAACTCCACTCGAGCGAGCCATCCGAGCCAAGGCGGTATAAATGGTAATCAGGAGCGCTTGTCCCGAAATAGATGCTGCCGGAGGATTCCACGACCGGAGAGCTGCTGCTCGCCCACGTCGAAACCAAGAATGTCCACGCCAGGCCACCGCCGGGGTAAATACACCGCACCTCATTTAAGCTGAGCATCAGATACACCCTTCCGTCCGGTCCGACGGAGGGGGACGTGTATTGTGAACCCCCCGAGACGGCGGACCATTCGAGCGAGCCGTCCGAGGAGAGGCAGTAGAGGCGCCCGGCCCAACCGCCGAAGTACACCCTCCCGGCCGAGTCAATCGATGGGTACGTGTAGGCGGGGGCGGAGGTGCGATAGCTCCAGGAGAGGGCGCCGTCCGACCCGATGCAGTAGAGGTTGTTATCCGCGGAGCCGAAGTGCACCCTGCCGTCCATTGCGACCGCAGCCCCGGTCCACGGGGAGACGTCCGCTCTGCATCGGTATGTCCAGAGGAGCATTCCGTCCGAATCGAGGCATGCAAGATCGTTCAACGAAA
This portion of the Chlamydiota bacterium genome encodes:
- a CDS encoding carbamoyl transferase is translated as MNILGFSSFIDNSGAALVQDGKLVAAAEEEKFVRRRYTGEFPINAMQYCLEAGGIGIEDVEHVGFFFRPWVGIHTRLAQIVRALPDSLHYYGTRGNAWFNLMKAASHTRNVFRKMGRKPRFKFHYVNHHISHAASAFFVSPFDDAAILIVDGSGEIACTSFFKGEGNRIRKLDQIDFPHSMGYLYASMSHYLGFRPGKDEGKVMGLTSYGDPSVYGKEFDKIVILGDGGRVTLDLRYFDYPRNGVNPHDAGLNWVSEKFVNTFGPPRRSHDAIEKRHEDLSAALQAALEKAALHMSRHLHKATGSKNICIAGGVGLNSVMNGVILKDGLFQNIFIQPASGDNGTGLGAAFEIWHETLGNPRGFVMTDAYTGPSYTEAEMEEALRKFKQAYTRPADIAKECALLLADGKILGWFQGRLEFGPRALGNRSILVDPRRAEMKDILNHRVKHREPFRPFAPAILEERCGEYFDSAHPSPFMLLVYNVKPEKRSVIPAITHVDGTGRVQTVSRSQNPIYHRLIEAFDRITGVPVVLNTSFNDKGEPIVCTPGDALSFFVKSEIDFLAMGPFLVKNPATANA
- a CDS encoding polysaccharide deacetylase family protein, coding for MPDGEHTRGRAPACIHVDLDSVGAMAASCGVDLERDPDPILQTSVGRFISLFDEYRVRATFFITGRDAARRSTAALVAALRAAGHEIANHSMSHRPDFTALPAREIEADIADSTKAVENASGEKCLGFRAPTYNVNGAILRILEGLGYGYDSSILPTFISPLYRALNRLTGRRSFPYGDPRHGAAPLAPYHPDEARVWRRGGMEITEVPISTMPFLRLPFHASYVFQLGMPVFRAGELLSRAAGTPLVYVFHARELADDGGEWMRLLPFRAIPLSRRTELYREILGTITRHYDVVETRALVRAAGAA
- a CDS encoding PQQ-like beta-propeller repeat protein, translated to MRPRSVVACLPLCILLLPPPLLSQPADSPWPMFGHDASHTGRGQTAGPAAPTLLWSYRGLLAGSPSIGPAGEIYTRGFSLNDLACLDSDGMLLWTYRCRADVSPWTGAAVAMDGRVHFGSADNNLYCIGSDGALSWSYRTSAPAYTYPSIDSAGRVYFGGWAGRLYCLSSDGSLEWSAVSGGSQYTSPSVGPDGRVYLMLSLNEVRCIYPGGGLAWTFLVSTWASSSSPVVESSGSIYFGTSAPDYHLYRLGSDGSLEWSYDTFTEASPAIGPDGTIYAGSHYQNLYALTPFGALAWSYRAGGRLDDSSPTVDSNGTIYIGGYENRLYAFTSAGSLSWSCTTYNFLAHSALGPEGRLYIPDGGLSVLFAPAPSITPTPTSTPTPTGIPSPTPPPPTATPDCGVVLVTNGAEFGPGDPLTLGIRVSISIWARFDAYLFAVTPIGTWTIGLDGTVLTGIAPVARRIPRLDAPFRMTVLDGFPLPAAIAGWTTLYLVTVHAGHMPPVTDPSQLTMNTHYVITVDRRTIGVR